In Humulus lupulus chromosome 7, drHumLupu1.1, whole genome shotgun sequence, the following are encoded in one genomic region:
- the LOC133792083 gene encoding uncharacterized protein LOC133792083 yields the protein MVVLEDAINTALVREESRVQHPIYYMSKRLLGAESRYPMMEKLTICLMVASRRLRPHFQAHPIKVLTNHPLRQVLQKPESSGRLLKWSVELSQIDITYHLRISIKGQALIDFIIECTPVFGVAWKLFVDGSSNKNGTGAGLILVSPEGHRVHSALRFGFSASNNEAEYKALIAGHHMALELKAEGVEIFSDSQLVVNQVLGDTAGENSNADALAKLATTKDAELINVVPIDYLESPSISDSDEVESIEPQIGWMEPIVKYLVSGELPQEKKVAQKLLYQVPRKIVSENGWQFNSEVFTEFCQRYGVIKNFSSVAHPQGNGQVEAVNKTLKSTLKKRLEQAKGAWPEELLGALWSYRTTARTSTGHSPFSMAYGYEAMLPVEAVISTHRRDTCDPTTNHALLQESLDLIEELREASHLRVASHQHKLCKSTCLPTQVIAD from the exons ATGGTTGTTTTGGAAGACGCCATCAATACCGCTTTGGTAAGGGAAGAAAGCCGTGTTCAGCATCCCATCTATTATATGAGCAAAAGACTCCTCGGGGCAGAGTCTAGATACCCGATGATGGAGAAGTTAACCATTTGCTTAATGGTTGCCTCTAGAAGGCTAAGACCCCACTTCCAGGCACATCcaattaaggtcctcacaaaccatcccctTAGACAAGTCCTTCAGAAACCTGAGTCATCGGGAAGGCTCTTAAAGTGGTCGGTGGAGCTGAGTCAAATTGACATCACCTATCATCTGAGGATTTCCATAAAGGGTCAGGCACTCATCGATTTCATTATCGAGTGCACCCCAGTGTTTGGAGTAGCCTGGAAGTTGTTTGTGGATGGGTCTTCAAACAAAAATGGCACTGGGGCAGGGCTTATTTTGgtttcccccgagggacatagggtGCATAGTGCCCTCCGCTTTGGGTTTAGcgcctctaacaatgaagcggAGTACAAAGCCTTAATCGCTGGGCACCACATGGCACTGGAGCTCAAGGCTGAAGGAGTCGAGATctttagcgattcccaactcgtggttaacCAAGTTCTCGGAGA TACTGCAGGAGAAAATTCTAATGCGGACGCCCTGGCTAAACTGGCCACGACCAAAGATGCTGAATTAATCAACGTCGTCCCTATTGACTACTTGGAGTCTCCGAGTATCTCGGATTCAGACGAGGTGGAGTCAATAGAACCCCAGAttgggtggatggagccaatagttaaaTACCTTGTCTCCGGGGAGTTGCCCCAAGAAAAGAAAGTCGCTCAGAAGTTGCTATACCAAGTACCGAG gaagatagtctccgaaaACGGATGGCAGTTCAACAGTGAAGTGTTCACGGAATTCTGTCAACGGTATGGTGTCATCAAGAACTTCTCTTCCGTGGCCCATCCGCAGGGCAATGGCCAAGTGGAGGCAGTTAACAAGACACttaagtccactttgaagaaaaggctggagcaAGCAAAAGGAGCTTGGCCTGAGGAGCTGCTTGGGGCATTatggagctaccgcaccactgcTCGGACCTCCACCGGCCATTCTCCCTTCTCGATGGcctacgggtatgaggctatgctcccagttgaagcaGTAATCTCCACACACCGACGGGATACGTGTGATCCAACCACAAACCATGCTTTACTTCAAGAGTCCCTGGACCTCATAGAGGAGCTACGCGAAGCTTCTCATCTTCGAGTAGCGTCCCACCAGCATAAG TTGTGTAAGAGCACCTGTTTGCCTACACAAGTGAtcgcagactag